The nucleotide sequence GGGCAACAACTGTTACAATTCCAACTTGGCTCCAGCAAGATACTGTTCTTAATTATACAACTACCTTTTTGCCAAACTTCTAGATAAGTTTTGTAAGTGTGTGTAGTTGAGACTAGGTGTAGTACAAGACCATTAATGCTTGATCGATTGCATGTGACGCGTCGACGTTCTCCGGGGGAGCACGGTTCATTTGGGGGTTGGGGGGGTTGAACATGCAAATTACACAACTTTTTAAGTGAGTCCAGTTATTTTTATTTCCAGTTCTGAGTTAAAATAAATAAACCATGGCATTGATGTAGTAATATAACACATTCCTTATACAACAGGATCTGGTGGGTTTAGAAGTGTGAAGGTAAGACGGGGGCGACTTATTTGAACAGCCTGTGTTCAGAATTTAGACTGGTATTGAATGGTGGATGTTTTGTATCGTCTCCTTATCTCTAATAAAAAGGCACTAAACTGACTTTGTACTCTGCTTTTTTTTGTCTAGCTTGTGTGATTTGAGGAATGACAAGCTAATATGGTTGATAATCTAGCCTGTCCAATTGGAAGATGTGGATGTCTGAGTGTTTTATGCAAAAATATTGATATCCTATTGGCTGCCTTTACacaagcagcccaattctgatcttttgcctaATTATTGGTCTCTTTGGCCAGCGAGAGAATATTTGGCCAATAATTGGTTGAAAGATCGGAATGGGCTTCCTGTGTAAATCACTGTTAAGTGTCTGGGTAATATCTGAATAAATTGTCACTTCGTTGATCTATTAAATGTTTGGTTGGTTCAGGAACCTGCTTACACTGAGAAGTTAGTGATACTTCAATTTGAAATTGGTTAACTTGGTCTTCTGTGCAATGTATACCATTCAACATCCGCTTGATTGAGTTTTATTGTCATAAACTGTCAAATTGAAAAAATTAAAGACCAATGGCATCATGTATCCTAAATGTTTACATACTGACCACATGAGGGcactctaactccaaaaagtggATTCCATTTTACAGTAGCAACTCATTTTTTGTATACCTGTTGGTTTCCATAACTGACAAGCATTAATGATAAACTATAAATGATGTATTAAAATAGGCATTTACAAAAAATATCAACATTCTGATTTTTCACCCCCTAACCCGCTTGAAAGCAAGTAGTTTATGCTGCCAGCATTGAGTAAGAAACTCCCTTAGGTTTTCAGAGTCTGACTTTTGTGGATTTCACCATTGATACCTTTGACCCTTTTGGACATGTTTGGTGTATTGAGGCGCCGTATCTTGTCAATGTGGCTAGATATGCCTCTGGGCCATTGGGGCCGAGTGTATATATTTTACAGGTGTCTTTCTAACCCAGAATGAGAAGTCCCTGTACTTTCCAAAATCAGTCACATCCTTAAGTGATGTTACCTAAACAAATAAGCCGTCCCCTCCCCACATCTCTTTGTAAAATCAACTCCACACCCGCACATTTGATCCTAAATGTTGAAAACATGCAGCCACAGTATTATGGAGAGTATGATATCTAAAAAATAAATGTGCCAATAGTTGCTCCTTTGGCTAAAGCTGTTCAATACTATTCCAAAGTATAAAGTTAATGGCTGCTACCATAGTTATAAAACAGCAAGGCTCCTAGTCACAGTGGTTAACACCTCCAAGGGAAACCTGTTACGGTGCATGAAGGTTTAGCAGTCCTGTTTTCTTCGATAGTATTGTAGAtgttttattaggattaaatccAGTTTCACTCTTACCCTTTTAAAAACTGAGTTGGGGAGTAATTTCCTCTCCACATCTCCTTTAAAGGATTTTGTACTTTAAATAGTTATCTGTCATGGACTTCATAGCCTCTTTTTTATAGGccatcccccctccccttctctcagtCCTGACTACAGTCCACTCGGTTCCCATGCACCCAGTAACAGATCTGGGCAAACTTCAGCGGGGTGAATCTCACAGCCACGTTGTAGTCACGGTTCTCCCCATCAATCTCCAGCCACTGGTGTCCAGAGAAAATGCCGATGACTTTCCTCTCCCAGCGTTCCAGAGCCGTGTCCCACACGCGGCCGTACACCCCCGAGCCGCTGGCCCCCGGCCGGGCATCACAGTGCTGGTAGATCAGGTCGTTAGACTCGTCCTCCACAGGACAGAAGCGGTAGACCAGCTCCCCAGGCCTGTCACTGTCAAACCCAGAGAAGTGGATGCGTTTCCCTGCCAGGTCGTCAGAGGAGGGAGCCACAGACAGACGCATGAAGGGCCGGCGGTGAGGCCAGCGCAGCTCCAAGAGGGCGTAGTCAAAGTCCATGCTGACCTCTTGGGGGCCCTGGATCCAGCCCTTTGGGACACGGGTGCGTTTGACCCGGACCCAGCGCACCAGGGGCTTCTTGGTGGGGGTCTGGCTGGGCTTGGTGCCGTTGATGTACGGAGGAGTCAGGAAGCCTACCCTCAGTTTACGGGCTCCCTTGACATAGTCCTTCCCATCATGCACACAGTGGGCGGCGGTCAGGACATGGAGTCGAGACACTAGGACCCCAGTGCAGCCGGTGGAGATCCTCACAGCTGTGGAGAATGGGTAGTCCAACAGGAAGTGGTCACCGCGTATGTTGAAGCGCCCATCAGCCCCGTAGATCTGTCTTTTCTGACGCCTGTGCCTACTGGTAACTCTATGTCCTCTTGTTAGTGGAGGTTGAATGGCAGGACTGATGGTGCCCTCATAATTATCCTCATCCGCCACATCCACAGTGGTGAGGGTACGAGAACCGTCTGCATAGAGCGTCTCGAATGCCAGCTGCTCAGTCAGGTGCTCTCGCctgctctcttgctctcctttGTGGTAACAGCTGGCATTGCAGTGAGTGGTGAAGTCCAGTTGAGTCTGGGAACTGAAGCGAGAGCGGGAGAGGGGCAGGGGTGCATGGGGCACCAGTGAGGGGAGGTGGACGGGGTGTTGGTGAGGGGGGGCTCgagatggcagagagagggggaggaggagtgagaggagcaggactaagatggagagatgagccAGGCCAGAGTTTAGATGTGGATACATGGTCATTGAGCAAAACACTGAAATGAAAAACATATAAAACATTTAATGTACGCtccacaacaatagacaaaagACACAAAAAAAGGAATCTACTTATCTGTGAGGAACAGTAGGGTATAGATGAACTAGGAATGTCATGGACTTTGCAGAAACCTTGTTTGATTAAAGACTCTTAAAAACAGATCATCACTAATGAAACACAACGGTGTGGAGAACACTGGCTTTACTGGCTTGTCTCCCCAGTTTAAGTACATCATTCACACTCTCAACCATAATCCCCCATAAAACCAGTCCACTCTCAGTCTGACACATGGCTTCCAAATCCCCTCGCTCAGAGCCCATACACGCGGGATCAGCTAATGCAGGCTCATGTTGCAATGCAGGTCTGAATTTTCATTTCTTTGAATAGGTTACAATGCAGCTCTTGTTCCTGCCTATACTGTGGGCTATTCAGAAAATGTCATTTTAAACCATGCATCAAGGGTATGACAAGCATTAAAATGTCAGTTCTGCTGGTGGTCTTAGTGCTCAAAGAGAGGTTTGTTATACGAGCCATCTGGTTATGTACACAAGATAAGAGTACATAAGGAAAGTGGCTGTTGGGACACACATTGGATATTGGTCGTTGAGTTAGGACACTGCTTATCGTTGCACCGTTTATTTGTCTGCAAATTAATTTGTATCATAATGTTTTGAATCTTGGCTACCGTGTTGTATATGAGTGGGAGGATAGGCGGACTGAACGGGAGGGGACGTGCATTCCAGCTTGCTCTGCGGAAAGAGAAGGGCGTCTCAAATTATATTTATGATAAGGCTCTGGGGCAAGGTGGTGTCTGCCGTCAAACATTAACTACCTTTCTATGTATGAGTGTCGTAGGCAGGCTCAGAGGGTCCAGGGGGAACTCGATAGGTAGGAAAACTATGGACCCTCAGGTTCTAGTGGCCTGGAAGAGAGCAGGTGTCTCAAGAGccgtttatacctggtgctaacatgcATCCTGTGTCCAGATAATGTCCACATTCATATTATGCCCACATTTTCAGATAGGCGTAAACGATTAAAAGACGCATTGTGAACTGATTTTGATCAGATCTTATAAGTGTAAACGGACAAGATCAGGACACACTCTGGCCTATACTGCTATGCAGTCAAAAACAGCAGTCGCCACACCCTGGGCTCTGATCCCCTCCCAGGTTCGTGCCAGGTATTAGTGGAGCATAAAAGTGGAATAATTCaacgctagctgtgccaccagagactctgggttcgcgcccaggctctgccgTCCGTGGgacgacacacaattggcctagcgtccgggttcgggagggtttggccggtagggatgtccttgtctcatcgcgcaccagagactcctgtggcgggcggggcacagtgcgcactaaccaaggtggccaggtgcacggtgtttcctccgaattggtgcggctggcttaagggttggcgctgtgttaagaagcagttcggcttggttgggttgtgtttcggatgacgcatggctttcgaccttcgtctctcccgagcccgtacgagagttgtagcgatgagacaagatagtaattactaacaattggataccacaaaattggggagaaaagggggcaAAAAAAAGTGGAACAATAGGCATTGGCATACAAAGAGAGGCAGGGGAAGGGTGGAGGCGAAAACGGGCAATTCCCACCACACAACTGTATCATCATAGTGTAGACAGAGAAGATACAGTTACTCAAAGGTGCTCATGTCTTGAATAGATGCAGCCAAGGGACTCCATTTTAGGGGTTACTGACCTACACTGCTATGCAATCAAAAACAGCAGTCACCACACACCCCTGGTCTCTAATCCCCTACACATCAAACATCTACATTTAGCCATCTTTTATTGGGATTTTTACAAACATGTCAGAGAGGACTTAACATGAGTGTCGACTTCTAAGGCCATTAAAGTCTGTATAGACTGTAACCTTTATAGTTTCCATGGTCTGAGACAGATTAGCTTTAATTGTGGAAAAGGGATAGAATATCAAGTAGAATCACACATCTAACCACACTAACCTATAATCAGCAAGCATTTGATGAGGGACCCAAAGTAATGGATAATATACGTCAAGAAATATCATGGTGAGTCTTTATTCCATTTTCCAATAATCTGCGGAGGGTGATTTTGATTTGGGTGGCCCTCCATTTTAAGTCCcaaagtacagaacagtaaacTGATCCCCACATTAGAAAGATCTTCTGGCTCTAACACATTGTAGAGCCAAACAGCCCAACAGCCTTTTTGACTCCTCTCTAAGGCACTGGACCACCACTAAATCTGTCAGCACATTGCATCAGTCATTTCAAATACAGTTAAATTCCAGTCAATTTCATTTGGCAATTTGAATGGAACGACCTTCCCCATTTCCATATAGATCCCATTTCTGACAAGCAATGTGATGATTAAAGCCCTTTCAGAGGGTACTATACTAGTGCTACATAAATCCATGACTAcacggaactctattccacattaaGTAACTCATACaaacagtaaaatt is from Oncorhynchus masou masou isolate Uvic2021 chromosome 32, UVic_Omas_1.1, whole genome shotgun sequence and encodes:
- the LOC135526361 gene encoding serine protease 23-like produces the protein MTMYPHLNSGLAHLSILVLLLSLLLPLSLPSRAPPHQHPVHLPSLVPHAPLPLSRSRFSSQTQLDFTTHCNASCYHKGEQESRREHLTEQLAFETLYADGSRTLTTVDVADEDNYEGTISPAIQPPLTRGHRVTSRHRRQKRQIYGADGRFNIRGDHFLLDYPFSTAVRISTGCTGVLVSRLHVLTAAHCVHDGKDYVKGARKLRVGFLTPPYINGTKPSQTPTKKPLVRWVRVKRTRVPKGWIQGPQEVSMDFDYALLELRWPHRRPFMRLSVAPSSDDLAGKRIHFSGFDSDRPGELVYRFCPVEDESNDLIYQHCDARPGASGSGVYGRVWDTALERWERKVIGIFSGHQWLEIDGENRDYNVAVRFTPLKFAQICYWVHGNRVDCSQD